One genomic region from Methanoculleus sp. SDB encodes:
- a CDS encoding acetylornithine deacetylase, which produces MDVGRLCSELVQIRSENPPGNTAEIIDYIAGYLDTLGIRSVRTRNRGGRSNLYVNSPDNRLLFCGHVDVVPALADGWTDDPNSGVIREGYVWGRGATDMKGGVAAILQAVADAIDAGEDPAVNLAFVCDEETGGEYGIRHLLAKNVLTPCECLIAEPTPPLNPCLGQKGLLRMCADFSGEPGHGSLYPHAGVSAIMEAFSLLEYLTALNERSFPPPEDLAAIIDASSKVLGEIYASSAIGEALRKITFNPGRIEGGEKANIVAQKCSLVLDIRIPWGCSAESVLSALDARAPRGVITPLNLASPSYSPPDSPIVDVTCREISRVLGKPSYPIVQWAASDARYLRGAGFNVIEYGPGEILTLHAIDERVAVQNLEQVTTVYRGIMREFSGNSGRQ; this is translated from the coding sequence ATGGATGTAGGTCGCCTCTGCTCGGAACTGGTGCAGATCAGGAGTGAAAATCCCCCCGGAAACACCGCGGAGATTATCGATTATATCGCCGGCTATCTCGATACGCTCGGGATCCGGTCGGTTCGCACGCGGAACCGCGGAGGCAGAAGCAACCTCTACGTGAACAGCCCGGACAACCGCCTTCTCTTCTGCGGACACGTGGACGTGGTTCCGGCACTTGCCGACGGATGGACCGACGACCCGAACTCGGGAGTGATTCGGGAGGGCTATGTCTGGGGCCGGGGGGCAACCGACATGAAAGGCGGGGTGGCGGCCATCCTGCAGGCGGTGGCGGATGCAATCGATGCGGGGGAGGACCCCGCCGTCAACCTTGCGTTCGTATGCGACGAGGAGACGGGCGGCGAATACGGCATCAGGCACCTTCTTGCCAAGAATGTTCTCACGCCCTGCGAATGCCTGATCGCCGAGCCCACGCCGCCGCTGAATCCCTGCCTCGGCCAGAAGGGCCTGCTCCGGATGTGCGCCGATTTTTCAGGGGAGCCGGGCCACGGTTCACTCTACCCCCACGCGGGAGTGAGCGCGATCATGGAGGCGTTCTCCCTGCTCGAATACCTCACCGCCCTCAACGAACGCTCCTTTCCGCCCCCCGAGGATCTGGCCGCCATTATCGACGCCTCGTCGAAGGTGCTCGGGGAGATCTATGCAAGCAGCGCTATCGGTGAGGCGCTGAGAAAGATCACCTTCAATCCGGGCAGGATCGAGGGCGGGGAGAAAGCGAATATCGTTGCGCAAAAATGCTCTCTGGTCCTCGACATACGGATTCCCTGGGGGTGCAGTGCCGAATCCGTGCTCTCCGCGCTGGACGCCCGGGCGCCGCGGGGTGTGATTACACCGTTAAACCTCGCGAGCCCGAGCTATTCCCCGCCCGATTCGCCGATCGTGGATGTCACATGCCGGGAAATCTCACGGGTGCTCGGAAAGCCGTCCTATCCGATTGTCCAGTGGGCCGCGAGTGATGCCCGCTATCTGCGCGGAGCGGGCTTCAACGTCATCGAATACGGGCCCGGGGAGATCCTGACGCTGCATGCCATCGATGAGCGGGTGGCCGTGCAGAACCTTGAACAGGTGACAACCGTCTACCGGGGAATCATGCGGGAATTTTCCGGGAATTCCGGCCGGCAGTAA